A segment of the Leptolyngbya sp. NIES-3755 genome:
GGGAAAACGATCGCTGGACTTCTGCCAACTCTGGCGGAGAGAGAAAATCACTGGTGACAACTTCCCAGGTTTTGATCGCTTTCTCAGCTTGGTCGATCACGCGTGCGATCGTCTCTCGATTTTCTACGCCTTTGAGGAGGTCTTCCCTTGGTAACATAACGATTAGAGATTAAAAACCTATTTTATCGAAATAAAGCATGGCTTAAACGGACTCCTAATTTACCAGCACTCAGGAATAGTTGACGATGGCAACTCCCCATCGTCCTTCGGCTAGAGGCACAACGCGACACAGAGATTAGAAAGTTTAGAGACACCGATTCTGAACTGCAATTGACCGCTGAGAAAATGTTGAGGCATAAAAAATGAGTTATTTAGTAGCCGTATTGAGCGATCGTATTAAAGCAGAAGAAGCTTATTCGGCACTCGAAAAAGAAGGATTGCCGATGGATAAAATCTCGATTTTGGGACGGGGTTATAAAAGTGCTGATGAGTATGGCTTGATTGATCCGAACGAAACAGCGAGAAAACAAGTTAGATTAATGGCTTCGTGGCTGGTTCCATTTGGATTTGTGGGTGGTGCAGCCTTTAATGTGATTACTGGATTAGATACGTTTGCTTGGGCAGGCGAAATTGGGAGTCCATTGATTGCAGGAATCTTAGGCGGATTGTCTGGATTGTTGGGTAGCGTCTTTGTCGGAGGTGGTGTTGGATTAGTCGTGGGCGGTGGGGATGCACTACCTTACCGGAATCGGTTGAATGCTGGAAAGTATTTGATTGTGGTGAACGGTTCGGATACGCTGATTCGGCAGGCGACTCGGAGCTTGAGAGCATTTGATCCTGAGAGTTTGCAAGGATATGCAGAGCCGGGAGTTAGTTAAGCGAGAGGGGGATTTCGATCGTAAATTCCGTTCCTTCGCCAGCTTCAGAGGTACAAATCAAAGCACCATGATGTTGTCCGACAATGATTTGATACGCGATCGATAATCCCAATCCTGTGCCTTGTCCAACAGGTTTTGTGGTGAAAAATGGATCAAAGATTTTGGATTTGACGGATTCTGGAATTCCTTCACCGTTATCGCGAATTTTGACGATCGCGCTGGAGTCTGTTGCCTCAGTGCTAATCCAAATCATGACAGGACGATCGCTGATCATTTCTAAAGCATCGATCGCGTTGCCGATTAGGTTGAGAAACACTTGATTCAGTTGTCCTGCGTAACATTCAATCTTTGGTAAATTCTGAAAATTTCTAATGATCTGAATCTCTTGCCGCTTTGATGTGTGCTTGAGTCGATGTTGCAATAAGAGCAATGTATTTTCTAAGCCTTCGTGTAAATCAACAATCTTGAGTTGAGCCTCATCGAGCCGTGAGAAATTTCGCAGACCGAGAACGATCGATTGAATTCGATCGGCTCCTTCCTGCATTGAATTTAAGAGTTTGGGCAGATCGGTAGAAACAAATTCAAAATCGCAGTCTTCGAGATAGTTCTGGATTTCTTCGATCGTCTCTGGAACGTGTTTTTGATACAGCGCAACTAACTCCATTAAATCGTTCACATAATGATTCGCGTGGGATAAGTTACCTGAAATGAAAGTTACTGGATTGTTAATTTCATGAGCAATTCCCGCGACCATTTGCCCCAAGCTCGACATCTTCTCAGATTGCAGCATTTGAGCTTGTGCGGTTTGTAAACTTTGCAGCGCATTCGATAGTTTCTCAGTTCGTTCATCGACTCGCAATTCAAGTTCTGCATTTGTTTGTTCTAATGCGATAAATGATGCTCTTAACTGCGTCACCATGCTATTAAACGATCGAGCTAGTGTTGCGAGTTCTTCAATCCGTGAGAGTTGCACGGTTTGATTCAAATCACCTTGAGCGATCGCGGAAGATGCAGTATTCAACCGAGCAATCGATCGAGCAATCCAACGCGCCGTCATTAATCCTAAAGCAGTTGTGACGAGAAGCGCGATCGCACACAGTAGAATCGTCGTCTGTGTATTGCGATTAATTTGATCGGTGAAATCCGATTCTGGCATTGCGATCACAACTAGCCAATCTAAACCGTATTGATCACGCCAGGGATTAACCTGAACAAAAATGTTGTTATTCTTAATCCATTCTCTTTCGCGAATTTGATTCAGATTACCGTGTTTTTTAATTAGATATCGTGTTGTTTCTCGAATTAATTGATTATTGCTATCTGATGCTTTAATTCGCTTCGGTTGATTGTTCTCGACTGTATAAGTCTTTTCACCATTAGAATTTCCAACCAAGAAACCATCGCGTTCCAAAATAAAAACTGAAGCTGATGGACTTGGACGCAATTGTTCTAGAAATGTATTGATTCGATCGAGCAAATAATCCACGCCAACAACCCCAATGATCTGTTGCCGATCGTCAAGCACCGGATGACTCGCTGAAATCGCCATCACTTTGTCATCATTCCAAAAGTAAATTCTTGTCCAGAGTGGCTTTCTAGCATTCACCGCATCGGTATACCAAATTTCTTGACGCGGTTCATAGGGAACTTTGAGTGCCAAACTCGTTGGCTTGCCTCGCTTGATATCGTAGCGGTAATAAGTGCCGATGTGCGGTGGCTCGACAATATCAATTTGGAGAACATTTCGATGATCTCGATTAATGCCGATAAATCTGCCATCTCGATCGCCAAAATTGATAAAGGCAAAATCTGGATAAGCCCGCATTTGCTCCCAAAAATAGTGTCCTAATGTTCGGAGATCACGCGGTAAAATTCCAGCTTCGAGACCTCGTGCGTTTACCTGATTTACCTTATGAGGCTTAGCAAGATAGGTATTGAGATGTTGATCGACTCGTTTACTTGACTCACTGCCAAGCTGATTGACCAATTGTTCGATCGCCATTTGTCCATGACGCAGCGACCAATATCCAGCCAGTCCCACAGCGATAAAAATTTGTGTGACAAACGGAACGACGAGCACATAGCTCAGGGATAGCTTTGGTAATCTGTGGAAGAGTTTCACGAGACATAGTGGGGCAAGGACTCGTGATTAGAATGCCCTTCATCTAGAGAAAATCTAGGAAATTCTAGTTTAGTTTTGGAGAATTAAAAATGCGAGCAGTGTGGTATGAGCAAGTTGGGGCAGCAAAAACGGTTTTGTCGATCGGTGATCTCGATTTACCAGAACTAGGATCTGGACAAGTGCGCGTCAAAGTTTTTGCCTCTGGGATTAATCCATCCGATGTCAAACAGCGAAGTGGCTGAGGTGGCTTAACGATGAGGTTTCCACGGGTAATTCCACATAATGATGGGGCAGGCGTAATTGTCGAAGTTGGGGCAGGAGTGAGTTCTGATCGAGTTGGGGAACGAGTCTGGATTTACGAAGCGACTTTGGCAAAAGGATTGGGAACAGCAGCGGAATTTGTTACCGTTGCAAGCGAGAATGCGATCGCGCTTCCCGATTCGACTTCGTTTGCAGAAGGAGCTTGTCTAGGTGTTCCTGCGATGACGGCTCATCATTGTTTGTTCAAAGATGGAAGGATTGCAGGACAAACAATTTTAGTCACAGGTGGAGCGGGAGCCGTTGGAGCTTATGCGATTCAACTTGCGAAATGGGGAAAGGCTACGGTGATTACAACGGTAAGCTCTGAGAGAAAAGCTGAGATTGCTAGATCAATTGGTGCTGATTATGTCATTAACTACAAAACTGAAGAGGTTAGTGCAGTCATTAAACAGATTGCAAAAGGTGTCGATCGTGTGATTGAAGTTGATTTTGCCGCAAATTTAGAAACGAATTTGAAGATCCTAAATCGTGATGGTGTGATTGCGACTTATGCCACAGATTCTAATGTGACACCTCAAGTGCCAATCTATTCGCTGATTTATAAGAATCTCACTGTGCATTATGTTCTAGTTTATGCAATGTCTAAATCTGCCCATCAACAAGCAGCAGCAGATATTACAACTTGCTTGCAGGAAGGCGTTTTGAAACATCAGATTGCAGAACGATTTGCGCTCGATCGAATTGCTGAGGCACATGAACTGATGGAAAGTGGAACTGCGATCGGCAATATTATCGTTGAAGTGATACCCGGTTAATCTTGGTTATTCTTGTCTAACAATGCCTGTATCAGTCGAGAAGAAATGTGAAAATTAGTTGTTTGCAGCTTTGCGATTGTATTGGGAAGATCAATCAATCCCATTGATGCTGCATCATCCAGAATTCCGATCAATCCGGTAATCTTTAGTCCTCGCGATCGTGCAAGTAATCTCCCTTTTCGCTCATCCATCAAAATCAATGTCGCTTCTAATTCTTCAGCTAAAAGAATTGCCGCTTGTTCTCCTCGATCTAACTCCATCAACGCTGGATCAAAAGGGTGTGTCACAGTCAAAGTCATTAACCATTCGGGCGAAGAACTGATCCAAGCTCGAACAAGGTCAGGTGCATCTTGATCGGCTAATTCATCCCGTACAACATCTGGAATGAAGATTTGACCATAAAGCTGAGGCAGCAAATCAATTTGCTCAATCAGAATCAAGTAACAAATCGGTGACGTATCAGAAACAACTAGCATTAAATTCTTAGTTGTCCCTCTTGTCGGACTTGTTTTAAGGTTTGTCGATCGGCTTCTAAATCGGTTTCATCGTAGTGCAGAGGAGCATCGGCTTGTTTGAGAAAAGCATCGACCGCAAATCTCGATCCCAATCCCAAAATCTGACCGACTTGAGCACGAGTAATTACTCCTTCTCGATAGGCTTCTACGACCAAAAGTTCTAGCGCTTTGCGAGGTAAATCGTTCCAGCGTTGCTGAAGCTCAACTGCAACTTCATCAGAAAGATTAAT
Coding sequences within it:
- a CDS encoding hypothetical protein (conserved hypothetical protein;~similar to AA sequence:cyanobase_aa:LBDG_13700); amino-acid sequence: MSYLVAVLSDRIKAEEAYSALEKEGLPMDKISILGRGYKSADEYGLIDPNETARKQVRLMASWLVPFGFVGGAAFNVITGLDTFAWAGEIGSPLIAGILGGLSGLLGSVFVGGGVGLVVGGGDALPYRNRLNAGKYLIVVNGSDTLIRQATRSLRAFDPESLQGYAEPGVS
- a CDS encoding integral membrane sensor signal transduction histidine kinase (similar to AA sequence:cyanobase_aa:Npun_R6504), with protein sequence MKLFHRLPKLSLSYVLVVPFVTQIFIAVGLAGYWSLRHGQMAIEQLVNQLGSESSKRVDQHLNTYLAKPHKVNQVNARGLEAGILPRDLRTLGHYFWEQMRAYPDFAFINFGDRDGRFIGINRDHRNVLQIDIVEPPHIGTYYRYDIKRGKPTSLALKVPYEPRQEIWYTDAVNARKPLWTRIYFWNDDKVMAISASHPVLDDRQQIIGVVGVDYLLDRINTFLEQLRPSPSASVFILERDGFLVGNSNGEKTYTVENNQPKRIKASDSNNQLIRETTRYLIKKHGNLNQIREREWIKNNNIFVQVNPWRDQYGLDWLVVIAMPESDFTDQINRNTQTTILLCAIALLVTTALGLMTARWIARSIARLNTASSAIAQGDLNQTVQLSRIEELATLARSFNSMVTQLRASFIALEQTNAELELRVDERTEKLSNALQSLQTAQAQMLQSEKMSSLGQMVAGIAHEINNPVTFISGNLSHANHYVNDLMELVALYQKHVPETIEEIQNYLEDCDFEFVSTDLPKLLNSMQEGADRIQSIVLGLRNFSRLDEAQLKIVDLHEGLENTLLLLQHRLKHTSKRQEIQIIRNFQNLPKIECYAGQLNQVFLNLIGNAIDALEMISDRPVMIWISTEATDSSAIVKIRDNGEGIPESVKSKIFDPFFTTKPVGQGTGLGLSIAYQIIVGQHHGALICTSEAGEGTEFTIEIPLSLN
- a CDS encoding oxidoreductase, zinc-binding dehydrogenase family (similar to AA sequence:cyanobase_aa:AM1_4994), whose amino-acid sequence is MRAVWYEQVGAAKTVLSIGDLDLPELGSGQVRVKVFASGINPSDVKQRSG
- a CDS encoding oxidoreductase, zinc-binding dehydrogenase family (similar to AA sequence:cyanobase_aa:AM1_4994) → MRFPRVIPHNDGAGVIVEVGAGVSSDRVGERVWIYEATLAKGLGTAAEFVTVASENAIALPDSTSFAEGACLGVPAMTAHHCLFKDGRIAGQTILVTGGAGAVGAYAIQLAKWGKATVITTVSSERKAEIARSIGADYVINYKTEEVSAVIKQIAKGVDRVIEVDFAANLETNLKILNRDGVIATYATDSNVTPQVPIYSLIYKNLTVHYVLVYAMSKSAHQQAAADITTCLQEGVLKHQIAERFALDRIAEAHELMESGTAIGNIIVEVIPG
- a CDS encoding hypothetical protein (similar to AA sequence:cyanobase_aa:cce_2872), giving the protein MLVVSDTSPICYLILIEQIDLLPQLYGQIFIPDVVRDELADQDAPDLVRAWISSSPEWLMTLTVTHPFDPALMELDRGEQAAILLAEELEATLILMDERKGRLLARSRGLKITGLIGILDDAASMGLIDLPNTIAKLQTTNFHISSRLIQALLDKNNQD
- a CDS encoding hypothetical protein (similar to AA sequence:cyanobase_aa:MAE01810), which encodes MQVTININLSDEVAVELQQRWNDLPRKALELLVVEAYREGVITRAQVGQILGLGSRFAVDAFLKQADAPLHYDETDLEADRQTLKQVRQEGQLRI